A genomic segment from Deltaproteobacteria bacterium encodes:
- a CDS encoding nicotinate phosphoribosyltransferase, with the protein MNAQLSALLLCDFYKISHREQYPEGTETVYSTWTPRESRIKSIDHVVSFGLQGFIKEYLVDFFNEHFFRLPMADVVRDYARVIKYTLGHERPYTQHIEDLHDLGYLPLEIKSVAEGTLVPIRVPMLTIRNTDPRFFWLTNYIETLASCELWQACTSATLAFQYRKILTKYAEETGGNLDLVSFQGHDFSMRGMSSLHSSMLSGVGHLLSFVGTDTIPAIYRAEKYYNANIETDLVGTSIPATEHSVMCANGRSEEEVFRRLLTKVYPTGFVSIVSDTWDFWNIVSVVLPKIKDLVMARNGKMVIRPDSGDPVKIICGDPEAADEHACKGLVECLWDIFGGTYNTKGYRELDPHVGAIYGDSINLERCERISQLLKDKGFASTNMVYGIGSLTYQLNTRDTFGFALKSTACVVDGTEYQLFKAPKTDNGVKTSQRGCVAVIDDGQRLVCKEGLNLDDQVTGDLLRPVFRDGTLLVDEHLNTIRRRLMDRLT; encoded by the coding sequence ATGAACGCCCAATTGAGTGCCTTGTTACTTTGCGACTTCTACAAAATTAGTCATCGCGAGCAATACCCGGAGGGAACTGAAACTGTCTACTCGACGTGGACACCACGAGAGTCTCGTATCAAATCGATTGACCACGTCGTCAGCTTTGGTCTGCAGGGTTTTATCAAGGAGTATCTCGTTGATTTCTTCAACGAGCATTTTTTTCGCCTCCCTATGGCAGATGTGGTTAGGGACTACGCTCGGGTTATTAAATACACCCTTGGGCATGAGAGGCCGTACACGCAGCATATCGAGGACCTACATGATCTAGGCTATTTGCCGCTTGAAATTAAGTCGGTTGCTGAGGGGACCTTGGTTCCGATTCGAGTGCCCATGCTGACGATCAGAAACACGGATCCACGATTTTTTTGGCTGACAAACTACATTGAGACCTTGGCATCTTGCGAGCTGTGGCAGGCGTGCACTAGCGCTACGCTAGCCTTTCAATACCGTAAGATTCTAACCAAGTACGCTGAGGAAACTGGCGGCAATCTGGACCTAGTGAGTTTTCAGGGTCATGATTTTTCTATGCGGGGTATGAGTAGTCTGCACAGCTCGATGCTAAGTGGCGTCGGTCATTTACTTTCGTTTGTTGGTACTGACACGATTCCGGCAATTTACCGCGCCGAAAAATACTACAACGCCAACATTGAAACTGACCTAGTTGGCACCTCCATTCCGGCGACGGAGCATAGCGTGATGTGTGCCAACGGTCGCAGCGAAGAGGAGGTCTTCAGGAGGCTTTTAACCAAAGTATATCCAACCGGCTTTGTATCGATAGTATCCGATACATGGGATTTCTGGAACATTGTGAGTGTCGTGTTGCCGAAGATCAAAGATTTGGTGATGGCTCGCAACGGCAAAATGGTGATCAGGCCCGACAGTGGGGACCCGGTTAAAATCATTTGTGGCGACCCTGAAGCAGCTGATGAGCACGCCTGCAAGGGTCTGGTCGAGTGCCTGTGGGATATATTCGGCGGCACTTACAACACCAAAGGTTACCGTGAACTCGATCCGCATGTAGGCGCCATATATGGCGATTCTATTAATTTGGAGCGATGCGAACGTATCAGCCAACTACTCAAAGATAAGGGATTCGCCTCGACCAATATGGTTTATGGCATTGGCTCGCTGACCTATCAGCTCAACACCAGGGATACGTTTGGGTTTGCGCTTAAGTCCACTGCTTGTGTTGTTGATGGTACTGAGTATCAACTCTTTAAGGCACCAAAGACCGATAACGGTGTCAAGACGTCGCAAAGAGGTTGTGTCGCCGTGATCGACGACGGTCAAAGGCTAGTCTGCAAAGAAGGCCTAAACTTAGACGATCAAGTGACTGGTGACCTGCTTAGGCCTGTCTTTAGGGACGGTACCCTGCTCGTCGACGAGCATCTGAATACTATTAGGCGGCGACTGATGGACCGGCTTACGTGA